The Naumovozyma dairenensis CBS 421 chromosome 3, complete genome genome has a window encoding:
- the RET3 gene encoding coatomer subunit zeta (similar to Saccharomyces cerevisiae RET3 (YPL010W); ancestral locus Anc_8.76) → MSLYTVEAVLILDSEGKRLYAKYYEPPHGSLEQQQTKTDSKAISLLHPHFKTVKKQEEFESKLHAKLGKQDDEIIIFNDHLILYQHTSDITLYVIGPINGNEIILDDTLTGIKSSIDMIMGPYGGVDKRNIQEHYDEVLLAIDESIDNGIIMENFAATIAARVSKPTDEEPVTLDLDKGLMSAWGFAKSKLQEMQQNF, encoded by the coding sequence ATGTCATTGTACACTGTGGAAGCTGTTCTAATATTGGACTCAGAAGGTAAACGACTATACGCCAAATACTATGAACCTCCTCATGGTTCCTTAGAACAGCAACAAACCAAGACAGATTCCAAAGCAATTTCTTTACTACATCCTCATTTCAAAACAGTGAAAAAgcaagaagaatttgaatcCAAATTGCATGCCAAACTAGGTAAACAAGATGACgaaatcatcatttttaatGATCATTTGATTCTTTATCAACATACTTCAGATATCACATTATATGTAATTGGTCCCATCAATGGGAATGAAATCATATTGGATGACACTTTAACAGGTATCAAATCATCAATCGATATGATCATGGGCCCATATGGTGGTGTagataaaagaaatattcaagaaCATTACGATGAAGTCCTATTGGCCATTGATGAAAGTATCGATAATGGGATCattatggaaaatttcGCTGCTACTATTGCGGCAAGAGTGTCAAAACCAACTGATGAAGAACCGGTTACTTTAGATTTGGATAAGGGTTTGATGAGTGCTTGGGGGTTTGCTAAAagtaaattacaagaaatgCAACAAAATTTCTAA
- the TAF3 gene encoding Taf3p (similar to Saccharomyces cerevisiae TAF3 (YPL011C); ancestral locus Anc_8.77) gives MTSNKDFYFGLLRVSMIQLLKSQGFDKSKPTTIDTITDLYLKFLTLLISEITRIAQARAGNHNELLDQSVVLQDITLAMTNLGIINPTNKLDVYDENPEVINDLGLIKFKDWYENSLKVQNARIVALPVPELLLLNDNPDNNKENILLDPTNKNIPNSMDYTQSSIIGSTTATATATTATGTTMIPDFINQLQNPSQQNDTFALEEEKRRQAKIQQENDLIEELINDGDVDDWIRSLIARQRLNLTHNKLYLSKKFNNPNPSERNDEDGFVWTLNNLPHLPGLKYSILENPLTNTYNNVKLIAPDQLLPRITSFTDEENENDTIRTKKIMETLNHLLPIMNPENKLENIILSFEALPSSDEEENNEDEDVRKDEDDDIDMDPNETNVHNYNNNNNTKTVGSFNFNQSIDTKYAELQDMDNTFQRRHSLEFDSTNNQFDYNSEF, from the coding sequence atgaccTCAAATAAAGATTTCTACTTTGGTTTACTCCGAGTGTCAATGATTCAATTACTAAAATCTCAAGGCTTCGATAAAAGTaaaccaacaacaattgaCACAATCACAgatttatatttgaaatttttaacaTTATTGATATCGGAAATAACAAGAATTGCTCAAGCTAGGGCGGGAAACCATAATGAATTGTTAGATCAATCGGTCGTTTTACAAGACATCACTTTAGCAATGACAAATCTTGGCATAATCAATCCTACTAATAAATTAGACGTATATGACGAAAATCCAGAAGTAATAAATGATTTGGGACTaatcaaatttaaagattggTATGAGAACAGCTTAAAAGTTCAAAACGCTAGAATTGTAGCATTACCAGTCCCAGAACTTTTGCTACTTAATGACAATCCcgataataataaggaaaatatattactgGATCCGACTAATAAAAACATACCTAACAGCATGGATTATACTCAATCTAGCATTATAGGATCTACAACGGCAACGGCAACGGCAACGACTGCTACAGGAACAACAATGATTCCAGATTTCATTAATCAATTACAGAACCCAAGTCAACAAAACGATACCTTTGCCctagaagaagagaaacgAAGACAAGCGAAAattcaacaagaaaatgatcTAATTGAAGAACTCATCAATGACGGTGATGTAGATGATTGGATTAGATCACTCATTGCGAGGCAAAGATTAAATTTAACGcataataaattatacctatctaaaaaattcaataatcCTAATCCTTCCGAAAGGAACGATGAAGATGGATTTGTTTGGACATTAAACAATTTGCCTCATCTACCTGGTCTCAAATATTCTATATTGGAAAATCCATTAACTAATActtataataatgttaaatTGATTGCTCCAGATCAATTACTTCCGAGAATCACATCTTTCACGGacgaagaaaatgaaaatgatactATACGaactaaaaaaataatggaaacattaaatcatttattacCAATCATGAACCCAGAAAATAAGTTAGAGAATATCATATTGTCGTTCGAAGCATTACCATcatctgatgaagaagaaaataatgaagacGAGGACGTCCggaaagatgaagatgatgacaTAGATATGGATCCTAATGAAACTAACGTACATaactataataataataataatactaaaaCGGTTGgaagtttcaatttcaatcaAAGCATTGATACTAAATATGCTGAATTACAGGATATGGATAACACTTTCCAAAGAAGACATTCCCTCGAGTTTGACTCCACAAACAACCAATTCGATTATAATTCGGAATTTTAA
- the RRP12 gene encoding mRNA-binding protein RRP12 (similar to Saccharomyces cerevisiae RRP12 (YPL012W); ancestral locus Anc_8.78) encodes MDQEQVAFLLELEDKLSKIRSQIDSKLDNQKHIAIILSAVEENIQDQESNDISKNLVNYLVSFMSLLDQSMDPETHSINDLQLATSSTYLLDIIFHYSPKTLLRSKFSDILTKVAPCITDEKSAAPLIRSAIGCLESLLIAQDAQAWNNTHNLTITPKRGLQGLLELSLDPRPKVRKRALEAINNILSHPPAAPTAEHVAANGIADFAVKSLNDNLNELSNISNKKLKSNNNELAEEINNKIIRSLRLIGAIIASGQWPIAQIESLCDILLGVTRSSEQYLVSAAFQCFENLFKSMAETSSISGLAESNFLKVIDTIFTLKPSNTDSHLAGAWIAVVAKGMATYSVHQPLKCLSKIPEVFKVLSVYLKSETPEVYVSASQCLMALLTESVQDNLLLYPPATDEKTFETVNRVIVEISDLLTTFLSIKYTHCAKEILNTVAVAFKKFRYRSTPALLAPLKIVDKWRCNEENFLEFSNEAENVIGEAISAIGPEAVLELLPLNLIDPSDSQPGRAWLLPILRDYTKNAKLETFIKDISPLITSFESKFESLPKESVQLRIFQTVVDQLWSTLPHFCELPIDLRESFTDEFASELSSLLYTKVDLRTTLCHSLKVLVESNCLYANGALSDDVLIQQRFPASEAKKNVEYLQTKSVNLLSVLFNVYTQTSPDSRGYILETIEAYLQITSESDLEMTFNNVCGLLKNAMNEESNNEHQSEKPKTQLTATLLDLIVCMAKYIPSNSYNALFAIFGTTSSSKDALVQKRAYRIITKLSELPTGSLAVSSYISDIEKIMIDSAETVQTSAKSVRFSAIKTIVELLPLDHLSFIVRIVAEIILGTKDVNEKSRDMAFETLICMGKKMDEPNGVIKLATIPGYDESLPDQPSSISEFFKIISAGLIGESQHMVSSTITAYACLVFEFKDELNAEVLMEIYDTVELYLTSNSREIVKSAIGFVKVCILGLSDELMRPKVPELLPKLLRWSHEHSGHFKAKVKHLIERLIRRFGYEYVEANFPEEDQKLLTNIRKTRNRNKRKGENDDADVIAGSSSSSKASKFMTAFDEAIYGSDEEGEASDNEHGQGQRNRKKKGSKQFIVESGENPLDLLDSETLAHISSSMPKKLNKNQKKKLLKDEAFSFDSEGKLIMKGNKNTSEDNDDPLKSVTNGINAYLEAVENGPVRGQKNKLKFKKNSKNDDGFSDDEGDGKSSTRRNISTKNNKIGKNFKKNSKFKSRRKL; translated from the coding sequence ATGGATCAAGAGCAAGTAGCCTTTCTTCTGGAATTGGAAGATAAGTTATCCAAAATCAGATCACAAATCGATTCCAAATTAGATAATCAAAAACATATTGCCATCATCCTTTCAGCTgtggaagaaaatattcaagatCAAGAATCAAATGATATCTCCAAGAATTTAGTGAACTATCTAGTGTCATTCATGTCACTTCTAGACCAATCTATGGATCCAGAAACACATTCTATCAATGACTTGCAATTAGCTACATCAAGTACTTACCTATTAGATATAATCTTCCATTATTCTCCAAAAACATTACTAAGGTCAAAATTTTCGGACATATTGACTAAAGTTGCACCATGTATCACAGATGAAAAATCTGCTGCACCATTAATTAGATCAGCCATCGGTTGTTTAGAGTCATTATTGATCGCTCAAGACGCACAAGCTTGGAATAACACTCACAATTTAACTATCACTCCAAAGAGAGGGTTACAGGGTTTACTggaattatcattagatcCAAGACCGAAAGTAAGAAAGAGAGCTCTAGAAGCAATCAACAATATATTAAGTCATCCGCCTGCTGCACCCACAGCTGAACATGTCGCGGCCAATGGTATTGCTGATTTTGCTgtgaaatcattaaatgataaCTTGAATGAATTATCCAATATTTCCAATAAAAAActgaaatcaaataataatgaattagcTGAAGAAATAAACAACAAGATCATTCGTTCTTTAAGATTAATTGGTGCCATCATAGCTTCGGGTCAATGGCCCATCGCGCAGATTGAATCATTGTGTGACATATTATTAGGAGTCACCAGAAGTTCAGAACAATATTTAGTCTCTGCTGCATTCCAATGTTTTGAAAAccttttcaaatcaatgGCTGaaacttcatcaatttccGGATTGGCTGAaagtaattttttaaaagttATTGATACAATTTTCACTTTGAAACCTTCCAATACAGATTCTCATTTAGCTGGTGCTTGGATTGCAGTCGTTGCTAAGGGTATGGCCACCTATTCAGTGCATCAGCCATTAAAATGTTTATCTAAGATCCCTGAGGTTTTCAAAGTATTATCtgtttatttgaaaagtgAAACGCCTGAAGTTTATGTGAGCGCTTCACAATGTTTAATGGCCTTATTGACTGAATCCGTTCAAGATAATTTACTGTTGTATCCTCCAGCTACTGATGAAAAGACTTTTGAAACGGTTAACCGTGTCATTGTTGAGATTTCTGATCTTTTAACTACTTTTCTCTCTATAAAATATACCCATTGTGCAAAGGAAATCTTAAACACCGTCGCAGTTGCATTCAAGAAGTTCAGATACAGATCAACTCCAGCTCTTTTGGCGCCATTAAAAATAGTGGATAAATGGAGATgtaatgaagaaaatttccTTGAATTTAGTAACGAAGCTGAAAATGTTATCGGCGAAGCTATCTCCGCCATTGGTCCAGAAGCAGTTTTggaattattaccattaaatttaattgatcCATCTGATTCTCAACCTGGTAGAGCTTGGTTATTACCAATCTTGAGAGATTATACTAAGAACGCTAAATTAGAAACTTTCATTAAAGACATATCACCATTAATTACTTCATTTGAATCCAAGTTCGAATCTTTACCAAAAGAATCTGTTCAATTGAGAATTTTCCAAACTGTTGTCGATCAACTTTGGTCCACTTTACCACATTTCTGTGAATTACCAATCGATTTGAGAGAATCATTCACTGATGAATTTGCTTCAGAATTATCATCTTTGTTATACACTAAGGTCGATTTGAGGACAACTCTATGTCATTCTTTGAAAGTACTTGTAGAAAGCAATTGCCTATATGCAAATGGTGCTCTTTCTGATGACGTCTTAATACAACAACGATTCCCAGCAAGTGAAGCCAAGAAGAACGTTGAATATCTACAAACCAAATCTGTCAATCTATTAAGTGTTCTTTTCAACGTTTATACTCAAACATCACCTGATTCAAGAGGTTACATTTTGGAAACCATTGAAGCATACTTACAAATTACATCAGAATCCGACCTTGAAATGACTTTCAACAATGTCTGTggattattgaaaaatgcaATGAATGAAGAATCTAACAATGAACATCAATCAGAAAAGCCTAAGACTCAATTAACCGCAACATTATTAGATTTAATTGTTTGCATGGCTAAATATATCCCATCAAATTCATATAATGCATTATTTGCCATCTTTGGTACTACAAGTTCCTCCAAGGATGCCTTGGTTCAAAAAAGAGCTTACagaattattacaaaattatCTGAATTACCAACTGGGTCCCTTGCAGTAAGTTCATATATTTCTGATATcgaaaaaattatgattGACAGTGCAGAAACTGTTCAAACTTCAGCTAAATCAGTTAGATTTTCCGCTATCAAAACCATTGTggaattattaccattagaCCATTTATCCTTCATTGTTAGGATCGTTGCTGAAATTATCTTAGGTACAAAAGACGTCAATGAGAAATCAAGAGATATGGCATTTGAAACATTAATTTGTATGGGTAAGAAGATGGATGAACCAAATGGTGTGATTAAATTAGCAACTATTCCAGGTTATGATGAATCTCTTCCAGATCAGCCATCATCAATttctgaatttttcaaaatcatttcAGCTGGTTTAATTGGTGAATCACAACATATGGTTAGTAGTACAATTACTGCTTATGCATGTCTTGTTTTTGAgtttaaagatgaattaaatgCTGAAGTTCTTATGGAAATCTATGATACCGttgaattatatttgacttcaaattcaagagAAATTGTTAAAAGTGCCATTGGTTTCGTTAAAGTTTGTATCTTGGGATTATCAGATGAGTTAATGAGACCAAAAGTCCCTGAATTGTTACCAAAATTGTTACGTTGGTCACATGAACATTCTGGCCATTTCAAAGCTAAGGTGAAACATTTAATTGAAAGATTGATTAGAAGGTTTGGATATGAATATGTGGAAGCGAATTTCCCTGAGGAagatcaaaaattattgacaAATATCAGAAAGACGCGTAATAGAAATAAACGTAAGGGAGAAAATGACGATGCTGACGTTATCGCAGGATCTTCTAGTTCATCAAAGGCATCTAAATTTATGACAGCTTTTGATGAAGCTATTTATGGttctgatgaagaaggCGAAGCCTCAGATAATGAACATGGTCAAGGacaaagaaatagaaagaagaaaggtTCTAAGCAATTTATTGTCGAGTCAGGTGAAAATCCAttagatttattagatTCAGAAACTCTGGCACATATTTCATCAAGTATGccaaagaaattgaataagaaccaaaagaagaaattattgaaggaTGAAGCATTTAGTTTTGATTCTGAAGGTAAATTAATTATGAAGGGGAACAAGAACACTAgtgaagataatgatgatcCATTAAAATCTGTCACTAATGGTATTAATGCATATTTGGAAGCTGTTGAAAATGGTCCCGTAAGAGGtcaaaagaataaattaaaGTTCAAAAAGAATTCGAAGAATGATGACGGATTCagtgatgatgaaggtGACGGAAAATCATCGACTAGAAGAAACATATCCACAAAGAATAACAAAATTGGtaagaatttcaaaaagaatTCTAAATTTAAGTCAAGAAGGAAATTATga
- the MRPS16 gene encoding mitochondrial 37S ribosomal protein bS16m (similar to Saccharomyces cerevisiae MRPS16 (YPL013C); ancestral locus Anc_8.79) has protein sequence MTCGLVRIRLARFGRKNAPLYNIVVTTKKKARDAKPLEVLGTYNPIPKIITPYERKRGILPTKDVELDFSRAKYWIGVGAQPTETVTKLLKKCGILSEEWGKQYTASPRKIIEERREIIE, from the coding sequence ATGACTTGTGGATTAGTAAGGATAAGACTGGCTCGCTTTGGTAGAAAAAATGCACCACTTTATAACATAGTGGTAACGACTAAAAAGAAAGCAAGAGATGCCAAACCCTTGGAAGTATTAGGGACATATAATCCAATTCCTAAGATTATTACACCATATGAACGAAAAAGAGGTATATTGCCTACCAAGGATGTAGAATTAGATTTTAGTAGGGCAAAATATTGGATTGGTGTTGGTGCTCAACCTACTGAGACTGTTActaaattattgaaaaaatgtGGGATATTAAGTGAAGAATGGGGGAAGCAATATACTGCTAGTCCAAGGAagattattgaagaaaggCGAGAAATCATTGAGTAG
- the CIP1 gene encoding Cip1p (similar to Saccharomyces cerevisiae YPL014W; ancestral locus Anc_8.80) — MMLLDRFHNKFHHHPRHSGRTTNDTGSSEASPLPPPSSSISSIQKTDLDKTPTKAAHFKIGTSQKINDGFVQQTEPELQQNNSDKQNNFNPLPTPISTQSQLLNSQYNNDNLNNTNMAFDFESGNVMNMDPRINTPIMTPITYGSNSNNYFNNPSGSFVPPYLNNNINNNNLNRTRQNSSVSLASSISDYPMNSLRQQVATNNNNAFSDSFIQLLMEIYQYVCSDPTTTPFDSLNPPSGILNKVAKISIEQAELKNIEIGQERNSWLITLVRYRLLQEVRKDGYLSRNASLSSLPPPPQFAELMNLSNSNYNNNKDSNDLITNNTATNVFPLRRPNLISRPNTPQLLIPLEKSYSNTSGFHNDFTTNNTLSMGLNSLNLNQNFLARQCSRTSSPLPLPLSNNNNINNSFANNNSNSGMNLNLSSNNNGASSNSNSMFKR, encoded by the coding sequence ATGATGCTACTAGATAGATTTCATAACAAATTTCATCACCATCCTCGTCATTCAGGTCGTACTACAAATGATACTGGTTCCTCAGAAGCTTCTCCTCTTCCTcctccttcttcttccatcAGCTCCATTCAAAAAACAGATTTGGATAAAACACCAACTAAAGCAGCtcatttcaaaattggaacgtcacaaaaaataaacgaCGGTTTCGTGCAACAAACAGAACCAGAATTgcaacaaaataatagtgataaacaaaataattttaatcCTCTACCTACTCCAATATCTACCCAATCACAACTATTAAATTctcaatataataatgataatcttaataatactaatatgGCTTTTGATTTCGAATCTGGGAACGTCATGAATATGGATCCTCGTATAAATACCCCTATCATGACCCCAATAACATATGGTTCCAATTCCaataattattttaatAATCCCTCTGGTTCATTTGTACCACCATATTTAAACAAcaacattaataataataatcttaataGAACTCGTCAAAATAGTTCGGTCTCTTTAGCAAGTTCCATTTCCGATTATCCAATGAATTCCTTAAGACAACAAGTGGCtactaacaataataatgcatTTAGTGACtcatttattcaattgttaatggaaatatatcaatatgTTTGTTCTGATCCAACAACTACCCCCtttgattctttaaatCCACCTTCAGGAATCTTAAATAAAGTTGCAAAGATTTCCATCGAACAAgctgaattgaaaaatattgaaataggtcaagaaagaaatagtTGGCTAATAACTTTGGTAAGGTATCGACTTTTACAAGAAGTTAGGAAAGATGGGTATCTTTCACGTAATGCctctttatcttcattacCACCTCCTCCTCAGTTTGCTGaactaatgaatttaaGCAATagtaattataataataataaagattcAAATGATCTTATAACAAATAACACCGCTACTAACGTTTTCCCGTTGAGAAGACCAAATCTAATAAGTAGACCAAATACTCCACAATTATTAATCCCGTTAGAAAAATCTTATTCAAATACAAGCGGGTTCCATAACGATTTTACCACTAACAATACGCTTTCAATGGGATTAAActctttgaatttaaatcaaaatttcCTAGCAAGACAATGTAGTAGAACTTCTTCTCCGTTACCGCTACCTCTatcgaataataataacattaataattcatttgcAAACAATAATAGCAACTCTGgtatgaatttgaatttatcatcGAACAATAACGGCGCCagtagtaatagtaattcAATGTTCAAAAGATAG
- the CHL1 gene encoding DNA helicase (similar to Saccharomyces cerevisiae CHL1 (YPL008W); ancestral locus Anc_8.81) — protein sequence MNFPTTQTDPQTNKFHHPYKPYDIQLQLMKCVYDVLNEDKKIAILESPTGTGKTLSLICATITWLRENKADYLAGISKKTTIDSNENTEEHATNDSDEEEDEPDWVNERYKNSILKDRLHLLKDYEDHLDHLKGKKTITKTASKINTNIIRPYKRLRKNTDVPQLQVTISEQDLLPQPYNSDSEDISCRQNEKDSIKLNKDVQALLSKLETKERKLDQDDKWGNASPNPIKIYFTSRTHSQLSQFASQLRLPTFPSSFKDDVPHERIKYIPLGSKKILCINPNVKKFKTVDAINDACSETRHSKEGCPFYQNTPTWHNDRDTLAFRDNVYEDVHDIEDTVTVGESLGVCPYYAIRDSIPGAEVITLPYQYLFSESMRESLKIDLENSIVIIDEAHNLIDTINSIHSAEISITDLQKCSKGLQLYLQKFKLKLNAGNRVNLLKLIKLLNVITKFITDRFEKPGQEFNPSEIFNNSNADVLNIHKLNKYIKRSKIAYKIETYMDSLKIPSESKTQAKKSPSAAHPLLFKIVTFLTTLTNPTSEGQFFFEKGKAIKYMLLEPSKQFEPIIEKSKCVILAGGTMEPISDFYDNLFPSISKDLITSFSCDHVIPDKNLETFIINESQFEFTFEKRQNISLVNGALFQFYLQLSQNVPKSGGIVGFFPSYQYLQFIIDKWKHAGLFDKLYKIRKIFFESKDGPDPLSEYSEAVTNGDGAILFAIVGGKLSEGINFQDNLCRAIVMVGLPYPNVFSGELLVKKNHLEKKILKEGGSKQDVSTATRNFYEIICMKAVNQSVGRAIRHANDHATVYLLDKRFISPNIRTKLSHWISGRIQKEDTIMEVMKKTKNFFSKHK from the coding sequence ATGAATTTCCCCACTACACAGACTGATCCCCAGACAAATAAATTCCATCATCCTTATAAACCTTAtgatattcaattacaattaatgaaatgtGTCTATGATGTCTTGAATGAGGATAAGAAGATAGCAATTTTAGAAAGTCCTACAGGAACAGGGAAAACTTTATCATTGATTTGTGCCACCATTACATGGCTTCGAGAAAATAAAGCAGATTATTTAGCTGgtatttcaaaaaagacCACCATCgattcaaatgaaaatacaGAAGAACATGCTACAAATGACAGCGATGAAGAGGAGGATGAACCAGATTGGGTTAACGAGAGATATAAGAATTCAATCTTGAAAGATAGGTTACATCTTCTTAAAGATTATGAAGATCATTTGGATCATTTAAAGGggaagaaaacaataacaaaGACGGCTTCTAAAATTAATACTAATATTATACGTCCTTATAAGAGACTGAGAAAGAATACAGATGTACCACAGTTACAAGTTACCATCTCTGAACAAGATCTTTTACCGCAACCTTATAATTCAGATTCTGAAGATATTAGTTGCAgacaaaatgaaaaggattCTATCAAGTTAAATAAAGACGTTCAAGCACTCTTGTCTAAATTAGAAACGAAGGAACGGAAGCTTGACCAAGATGATAAATGGGGTAATGCTTCACCAAATCCAATTAAGATATATTTTACTTCAAGGACACATTCCCAACTAAGTCAATTCGCTTCACAATTAAGATTACCTACATTCCCATCTTCATTCAAAGATGATGTACCTCATGAAAGAATAAAGTATATTCCCTTAGGTTCTAAGAAAATTCTCTGTATAAATCCAAACGTTAAGAAGTTCAAAACTGTTGATGCCATTAATGACGCTTGTTCTGAAACTAGACATTCTAAGGAAGGATGTCcattttatcaaaatacTCCAACATGGCATAATGATAGAGATACCCTAGCATTTAGAGATAACGTTTATGAAGACGTTCATGATATTGAAGACACTGTGACAGTTGGAGAATCATTGGGAGTTTGCCCATATTATGCCATTAGAGATTCAATACCTGGAGCTGAAGTTATTACACTACCttatcaatatttattttccgAGTCTATGAGAGAAAGTTTAAAAAtagatttagaaaattcaaTAGTAATTATCGATGAAGCTCATAATCTTATCGATACCATAAATTCCATTCATTCAGCTGAAATCTCAATAActgatttacaaaaatgtTCAAAAGGTTTACaattatatttacaaaaatttaaaCTTAAATTAAATGCAGGAAATAGAGTCAACTTACTgaaattaatcaaattaCTCAATGTGATCACAAAATTTATCACTGATCGTTTCGAGAAACCAGGTCAAGAATTCAACCCATCTGAAATATTTAACAATTCTAACGCTGATGTATTGAATATTCATaaattaaacaaatatattaaacGATCCAAAATTGCatataaaattgaaacataCATGGATTCACTTAAAATACCCTCAGAATCAAAAACACAAGCCAAGAAATCTCCATCTGCAGCACATCCATTATTGTTTAAAATTGTTACTTTCCTTACCACATTAACGAACCCAACATCAGAAggtcaattttttttcgaGAAGGGAAAGGCAATAAAATACATGTTATTAGAACCAAGTAAACAATTTGAAccaatcattgaaaaatccaAATGTGTTATACTTGCTGGTGGTACAATGGAACCGATTTCAGATTTCtatgataatttatttccTTCCATCTCAAAAGATTTGATAACTTCATTTTCATGTGATCATGTCATTCCTGATAAGAATTTAGAAACTTTTATTATAAATGAATCACAATTCGAAtttacttttgaaaaaagacAAAACATATCCTTGGTTAATGGTGCattattccaattttaTTTGCAATTGAGCCAAAATGTTCCTAAAAGTGGTGGTATTGTTGGGTTTTTCCCCAGTTACCAATATTTAcaatttatcattgataAATGGAAACACGCCGGTTTATTTGacaaattatataaaataaggaaaatatttttcgaGTCGAAGGATGGACCAGATCCCTTATCTGAATATTCCGAAGCTGTGACAAATGGAGATGGAGCTATTTTATTTGCCATTGTGGGTGGGAAACTATCTGAAGGTATTAATTTCCAGGATAATTTATGTAGAGCAATCGTAATGGTTGGGTTACCATATCCAAACGTCTTTAGTGGTGAATTGTTAGTGAAGAAAAACCATTtggagaagaaaattttgaaagaaggTGGTAGTAAGCAAGATGTTTCCACCGCAACGAGAAATTTCTATGAAATTATTTGTATGAAGGCAGTCAATCAAAGTGTCGGTAGAGCCATTAGACATGCTAATGATCATGCTACagtttatttattagataaaCGCTTTATATCACCTAATATACGAACGAAATTATCTCATTGGATCAGCGGTAGGATTCAAAAAGAAGACACTATTATGGAAGTCAtgaaaaaaacaaagaattTTTTCTCTAAACATAAATAA